AAAATATCATTAATTATTATCTTAAAACTTGCCCCTGAGATATTTCAATACATAAATATGAGTATCTTAAAAACCCTAAAACTAACAGTACCAGTGAAGTTTGTTCTCAACAGAGCCAGCAAACTGGAAACAGAAGCTTCACATTACACATATAGAGAAATATAAGATATCAGTACTGGTCTAATAAACTATGACCGAGAGTCCTAGATGTGTAATTGTAAAATACTTGATTACCATCAAAACGGACATGGGGCCTTTGCAGAAACATCTCTCTCCAGGATTTGAAGGGTCCAACTTTGATGCAGTTCCGTCCCCACACTCGAAAACAGGCCAAACGCCAAATCTCAGGGTCtctggagagaaatgaaaagtgaagacaaaaaaaataagattggGTGAGCCTAAAACCATATATACATAACTGGCTTTTAATGACTCCATTTATTGTGCAGCAACACAGAGACCCTCACAGGCAAACCCTGAGAAAAGCAAGCTGTTGCACATGAAATCTGTTCTGACCTTGCACAAACATAAAACCCCCGGCAAACCAAAGAGAGCTGCTCCAGGGCTCGCATGTCCAGTTCACTTGACACGACCCAACGAAATATGAACATCAGGATTTCCAGCGGCAAGGctgcagacaaataaaataaggaACAAATCAGTTATATTGAATATGAGTTTTAATGACGTACTACGTGTTTCCAATTTAATAGAATTGACAGATTTTTACCTGAAATGTGCGTCTGAGTCATTTCCAACTCAGGAGTGCAGATCTTTGGAGAGGAGCTTTCCAGGGTGAGCTGCTGCTCAAAGTAGCCCAGTAGATCCTCGATATCACCATCAACATCACTGTCTTCCgtgctgcaaaaacaaaatatgctaTGTTACGTTTAAGAAGCCAGAGTACCTCTTCCTCTCATTCAAGCCTCCACACTGTTAAATGGCTCGGAACACATTATCCAACCTGGGTGACTCTTCAGCTTTAACATCTGTTACTCTATCAACGTAATTGAAAAGATCTCTCCTTTTAATAAATCTACCCATTCATTCATATGGCAGACGCTTTTCCTCGATGATTAAAGAGATGAGGACTCTGCATCAACTTTTTCATgagtacaaaaatgtaatttcaaagaTGCCTTCTACCAGGTTGATTCTTtagttttaaaagaaacacagtttatgcaaaacacacattattacCGCCTCGCCTTATACTAAGCTAATCAACAGTTGACATCCCAAAAAACTTACTAGTTTCCTCCCACTCGGTCTGCGTCGGGAGGACGGCTGTAGTTTATTTTAAACTCAATGTCAGGCACAAGCTGCATAGCCATGCGATAGAACTTGATAGCTGAAATTAAAGACATCACATTATGCATAGATAAGATAATATAGCTCAAGAAATGTGATTCCTGCTAAGGTTAGTCATACTTACAAAACTATATGTTATATTAAACATTTGACCTCTGAATTGCTGATATCATCCACGTATAAAACAGTGACTGACGGTTAGAAAATCTGATACAATGTGGCATTTTACACAAGCTGACTCTACAAATGATCTATGGCATTTGTCAGTTTCTGAAGTATCTGTTTTTTGTGGTGAACGTAACATCTCGTCCTCTCACCGGTGATTATGAACGCCACGTAGGTTCTACAGACGTACCTTCATAGACGGCTCCATTCTGCTCTTCCTGCACTGCTCTCAAGAACAGCTCTGTGGCCTGAGGGGAGGTGACTCATGTCAGTCATTCCAACAGCACTGTAAATTTCACTGACAGCACACACTACAATACACAAAGGAATGAATCTCAACCCGAAGAAACCATTGCACAACTCACTTTCTGCTCCCGAGCAATGTCTTGGGTCCTTCTCAGCCCTTTTGCTCGCAGCAGTCGCTCACTGGTTCCACCTGCTCCGGAGCTCGGCTTGAGTTCGGACATCCACTGGGCTCTGAACGCGTTGAGCTCCAGCTGCAGTTCAATTCAAACATTACCAAGTGGCAAAAGAAATTCTTGAGCGTTCAGGGGTTCTCTGCAATGTTTTTGCAATAAGTTGTTTCTGAAGTGGAACCGCAAGTGTTCATGAACACATACTTGTTCATGTAACCATTGTTTATATAGACAGGGCAGGTTGGGGGACCACACCCTGTCAACAGTTTTCATCGGAACAACAAGCAGAAAATGATTAGAATCATATTGCTTGAGACATAGATGCAAATGCCATTAATATAGCATAATAATTTCGAAAttagaaaattaaatattaatcatgatttttttacCTGAAGGTTTGGGTCGTCTGaaccttcatcttcatcctctacTGCACCTCCAATATCGGCATATTTATCAGCCTTCACAACAAAGAAGAGAAGTATTACTTAAACTAATAACAGGAGCCGTTTATCCTCGAAACCTGGTctattacatttattcatttggtgACATGCTGCTGTTGCGCAGTTGGTTTGGCTTTTGGATGCACTGTGTTTTCATGCAGATTATGTTCTCAGGTGAATTAGGCCCGTTCTTCAGAGTAAACCAGCATATAcattattgtgttgtgttgtgttgtgttgcaaaGACATTTCAGTTTAAACGTTGCGGTGTGCATAtagtgaagagaaagaaaaaagatcccCCCATCGTTGCTTTTCTGCCACCTCTTCCCTCGGACACGTGTGCCATGTTCGATGTGGAAGAACAATGCGGAGAGGAGAGTAGCACGAAACAAAGTATATTTACCCAAGAACTGTGGAATATAAATTTGAGGCACTttgttttcaatcttttttgATACTTCTACTCCCCAACAAGGAACTTTTTCATAAAACTATTTATTAGTCCACTGCAGTTTCAAGTTACTTTGCAGATGAATTCattacatacaaaaacacaccaggAGTTTACAGTTATTATGATAACTCGATTGTGCTTTTCTTGaaattcttttaaaaattacaatagCAAGTCGATAGGCTGGcaaaaaaagttgtttattttagCTCCAGGCCAATCAGCTGCGACATAATATTCCGTTGACACATTGGTGCGTCACTAAGAATAATCATAAACACACTAGTTGTGTAACACTCACAGGGGCGTTTTATTTCACATTAGAGCATTTTGGCACATTTCATGATTCATACCCGTGTTTTGGAGCATGTTACAGTGTCGTATTAGTGCTTTCTacttaactaactaactgatcTGAACTACGTCCTCCACCACTGGTTGTTAAAAACACCATCGCGCCTCCGGTAACAAGTGTCCAACACGACCATGTGTAGCTAAACACTGGGGAATGCTAACGTctcaatatacatatatacattgtaTCTGCTACAGACTGACAGCAGCGTGTCGATAGTTGAAGGGATTTGTCGCCGTGCTCGGGTCGCGGAGTCGtgctgcagtttgtaaacaaaGCTGTGAGCTAATCCGGGACGGACACGTCAGGCACCGCGCACTACAGGTGGACGACCAGGGGACGTTAGCTACGTCAGCTAACtagcaagctagctagctaactcgTTTCCCCGCGAAATAAGTGATAAAGGCGCGGCGGCCTACCATGACAGCTCGACCGGCAGGTCTTCTCTCTCGCTTgtatttctgcctctctctctacacacggTCTGTTCACTAGCGTTTACAGGTCACGGTCGGAGAAACGCACAACACTACGGACATATTTTCGAGCTCTGAGGAATGCAGCCATCTCGCTGAGTGGCCCCGGAGCTCCACAGGAAGTCAAGACGTGCGGGGAAGTTCCAGGAGccgggagggggcggggcagagAGGGGGCGTGGCGGATAGGAGAGGGGCGGGGCAGTTTTCTACTGAAAACAACTTCTACCATTTAAGTTGCTTCCttaacaaaaaaggaagaaagctTCATTTCGCCCTGCCCCGACGCGCTAGACCCATAAgaatatatatacttttttcgCCAGACCAGACACGCATGTGAAATGTGCTGAGAGTTTTCAAGACATGCCCAGGCCCTCAAAAcaatcaagtcaagtcaagtcaactttattgtcaattcctgcaatattgccccagacatacagaggaattgaaaaaaaacgtttgtctGGGACCCAaggtgcaatagtacaaaacaaataaacaaaaataagaaaataagaaaagtaatatgtacaataaataaattctaaatagtgcaaaaagTAAGAGTcaggcaaaaccacacaggatagaaaagctaaagaaataggaaaatgtgcaatagaaaggaaatactgtacagtatgtgtaatatagaggaaactaaataaatagaataaattgaaaatgtcaaatataaagGACATggagtgcagattaaatgtaataaatgtaaagggcactgatgaaagtgacaaagtgTTCCTCAGAGTCTTTGTAAAGTGACCGGTGCAGTcagactactaaattaatcgcaaactattttttgctaatcgattaattggttcaagtagttttttatggaaTAAAAGgcaaacttctctgatttcagcttcttaaatgtgaatattttccgctttctttgctcctcggtGACAGTAAAATTAATATCTTCGgtttgcagacaaaaaaaaacatcatcttggtggcTCGGGAAtacacgatggacattttttcaacattttatgaatcaaacaactaatcgaatAATCGAGGCCGAGGCATATTTCGCATAATCTGAGATAACCACTGCAATTATAGAGTCAAGCATATGGCGGCGAAAAAGAATTTGGTTGTAGTTCGTAAATGTTTGGAACATTGTAGGGAACTGTTGCGAATGGGCGGCACCCTGTGGATGAAGGCACACCCTGGACTTAGAAGAAGACATGTTCAACTTGGTCTGCAGTCTACCTACTACTGCagagtgctgtgctgtgctgtgctccTGGTTGTTTAAAGTTTATACAATTTTGGATGTATCACGTGTCCAAATGGCACCAAATGCGACACTGCTCTTCCCTGGGCCCTTAACAATACGCGTGCCAAGTGTGAAGCAGATCAGATGAACAGTTCTTTAGATAGGCCAGCCACATATAGCCAGACAGAGATTCCTTGCTATAAGTATGATAATTATATAACCCTCACATCAAGTTGCCTGCTTTCACAACTATCAAGATTGTGACCTCATCTTAGGCACTATAGCATTTTTGTTTAACTTAATCgaaatgtgacatttgcatAGACAGGGTCATTCAACTGATCAACGAAATCAGACGCCCTCCTCTGCATCCAGAAGCTCCACAAACCACATGGTTGAGAAAGACTCTTACCTGATCGGCCCCCCGATTAGACCATTTCACCTCGAAATTAACATTGTTATACATCCCTGGAAGTAGCGTGTCACCGAAGAGCTGGTACCCTTAGCTCCCAGTTATTATTTAACTATTGTGATGTCCAAAACTGCCATCAAGATCATTGTAAAACGTGGAATAAGTCCACTGGTGTCTTCTTCAGGGCTTGCACACCGCAAATGTGTCAAACTCTCTGGGTCCAAAAAGCTGTTGAGTAAGTTTTGTCCAATGACTGAGCTGCAAACAGCGTGTCCAGCAGCTGGGCAGACGGTTCTGCAAGCAACAGTGAGTGGCTAGTTTGGGCAGATACTTGAGAGCAGTGCTCTGTCAAAGCCATCAAAATGCCTGCAAAAGTTTTTTGCATAGCTTACAATAAAACCAGGATTTCCAAAATGTGTgcaagtaagtgtgtgtgtgtgtgtgtgtgtgtgtgtgtgtgtgtgtgtgtgtgtgtgtgtgtgtgtttgtgtgtgtgtctgagatgGAGCAAAGTACATTTACAGATTAAATGTAAGGTGTTTAAGGTCAATTCTGATCCtatgatccttttttttggaagagtTTACATTTCAACACTAATAACTTTCAGAGATgcacttttgcaaaaaaaagctattataattattgttctCCAATCAATCTGGAGacaataattattaaaaaatatttataaaagatGATTGAATTAATACAATTACAATCTGCTGCACAGGTGGTCTGTATTCCTGCTGTAAACCGTATATACTTCCACTGACTTCTCAAAGATGTCAGCTTTATTGATTGTTTTAGCAACAGGGTGTAACCAACTAATTCTACGATGCACTCTGTAGCCTTACTGCTCTTAGATAAGTTACTTCAGTAAATTTAGCAATTTTGTGTTGCACTTCTTGTtcgtgtaatttttttttagcaaaaatgaACATGTTCCGTAAGTGAACCGTCTCCTGCACTGTAGGAGACCAAAAGAAGATGAATGCAGAGCAAGAGAGTAACACTCGCTCACTTCCGTCTTTGCCTTGCGGCGAGAAATCTTTCtcgttttatctttttttttaatgtcgtGCCCTTTTATCGTTCCTGTGTTGTGAACGAATCTAATAACGGCGTTTACCTTTGTAAAAtttgtgattcatttaaacaaaataattaaaaaaataaacagaaaaaagatttaGCGAAATGGCGCAGTGTGTTCATCtgctcacacgcacgcacgcgcgcgcgcgcacacgcacacgatATGCAGtcagaaagtaaaaacaaagaatcGAACATACATCGTATCGAATAGCCTTAAAGAGGCgtctattttattttgcagacgAAGGAGGTTCACGCGACCGGGACAGAGACGCGGATGCGTATTTTAGTCTCGCGTTGTATCTTGGGAGATCTGTGATTTGCTTTGATGGAAATCGCAGGCCGTTTTTCGCAGCAACGCGAGATTACGACGAGCTCCCCTCGAACCGAAGGGCCTGGCTGGAATCTTATTTATGTTGTTCGTGTGCATGcgcgtgtttctgtgtgtgtgttgagcgcATTCTCTGGATGCGGTTATCACCGGCAGCAGATTATTTTCCAGTCAGCCAGTTGTTGAACGCGGACTACGGATGCTCCGCTATGTGTTGTCGTCGACTTGACCCGAGGagggtgagttgttgttgttgttgttgttcttcttcttctgtgctgGTCGTTGTGCTTTCTCGTTGAGTCCAGAGAACATTCGGTGTGAAAGCAGCTGGGCCACcgagcaccagcaccagcaatTAGCGCTAATTGTACCACGTGATCTGCTACCGTTAGTTAGCGCAGTGTTAGCTTAACCACAACAGCTGGAGCTAACAAGTGAGGTAGAGTAGAGTAGTAATAATGGATATTCGGTGCTAAGCCACCGTCGCGTTCGTTTGAACTCCGCACCAACCAAACTAGAGACACGGCAGCTAATGTTAGCTGAACCGAGCGAAGAACGGTGTGAAAACAGCGTGTTGTTAAAGGATGTAGGCTCTACGTCAGCTCGTCGCCGCCTGTGACGGTTAAACACGTTCATAACATGTTCACTACTCAATATGCATTGGTGTTTATTTCCAACTCCCCACAATTCAATGTCACGTGCCGATACAGCTGTGGCTCCTGCTCCAggtgcatcatcatcatcatcatcagatgaTGTAGGCAGGAAcgggaggaaggatggatggagccCCCCTTCTCAGCACGTACCTGTAGTTGTGTATCATTTTTGCATAAAGAGTCGTCTTTGTTTGTAATATCATAGGAATATTGGAACACGGCGAGGGGGCTGTACTGTCAAGTTTTCATACTATATAATGTCTCACTCTGTAGTTAAGTGTGAGATCATCCTTGTTTATTATGGCCCATGAATTATACAACTACATGAATAACAACAGTCATCGTCtccccccctccatgtcatCCACCCCTCACCTTCTCAGCTCGAAGGAGGCGAGTCCACGACACCATGAGTCCTCCGACTCGGCCCGTGGTCTTCTGCTGTTGTCACAGGAAAATCTGGCTGCACTCAGCAGCGGGAGGCGAACGCATCTCCATTATCCGCCCGGTTATCATCCGCCTGCAGACGATGCTGTGGGAGCACAAGCACGATGAATAGATACACCAACATCCGACAGCTCGGCGACGGCACCTACGGCTCGGTGATCCTGGGCCGCAGTCTGGAGTCGGGGGAACTAGTAGCCATAAAGAAGTGAGTATCGGGAAGTTGTGCGTGTTGCACTTCAGCCGGctgtagatttgtttttcttttctagttTAGAGCTGATGTTTCTTCACCATACTGCATATTGTTTTCTCTATCAGCCAGTGGTCAGTGTTATGACATGGATTATGCAAACACTGTGGGGCAGCTACAGTGTTATCATCAAGTGTggactttttattttgccattat
The sequence above is a segment of the Scophthalmus maximus strain ysfricsl-2021 chromosome 10, ASM2237912v1, whole genome shotgun sequence genome. Coding sequences within it:
- the fbxo9 gene encoding F-box only protein 9 isoform X2 translates to MADKYADIGGAVEDEDEGSDDPNLQLELNAFRAQWMSELKPSSGAGGTSERLLRAKGLRRTQDIAREQKATELFLRAVQEEQNGAVYEAIKFYRMAMQLVPDIEFKINYSRPPDADRVGGNYTEDSDVDGDIEDLLGYFEQQLTLESSSPKICTPELEMTQTHISALPLEILMFIFRWVVSSELDMRALEQLSLVCRGFYVCARDPEIWRLACFRVWGRNCIKVGPFKSWREMFLQRPHVRFDGVYISKTSYIRQGEESLDGFYRAWHHVEYYRYLRFFPDGHVMMLTTPEDPLSVVPRLRTRNTRMDSVLHGHFRLSQETDNQTKVFAVVCKKKEDKGAEIQRNRFCRRNPAPEAEHIFHVGLHVSSGGRQSLSKLAWIHHSCHITYKLTGETVVTTFDLDTMYSPFSLARVKSFTAFSEQPL
- the fbxo9 gene encoding F-box only protein 9 isoform X1 codes for the protein MYNNVNFEVKWSNRGADQADKYADIGGAVEDEDEGSDDPNLQLELNAFRAQWMSELKPSSGAGGTSERLLRAKGLRRTQDIAREQKATELFLRAVQEEQNGAVYEAIKFYRMAMQLVPDIEFKINYSRPPDADRVGGNYTEDSDVDGDIEDLLGYFEQQLTLESSSPKICTPELEMTQTHISALPLEILMFIFRWVVSSELDMRALEQLSLVCRGFYVCARDPEIWRLACFRVWGRNCIKVGPFKSWREMFLQRPHVRFDGVYISKTSYIRQGEESLDGFYRAWHHVEYYRYLRFFPDGHVMMLTTPEDPLSVVPRLRTRNTRMDSVLHGHFRLSQETDNQTKVFAVVCKKKEDKGAEIQRNRFCRRNPAPEAEHIFHVGLHVSSGGRQSLSKLAWIHHSCHITYKLTGETVVTTFDLDTMYSPFSLARVKSFTAFSEQPL